Proteins from a single region of Candidatus Dormiibacterota bacterium:
- a CDS encoding nuclear transport factor 2 family protein — MAVDNEQIIRKAYKYAEDYDVPGWVASFAEGGTFTDESTGIVYRGPDELGILVEVYKTAFSDMHRELYRFYTTGDIVVVQLALQGTHDGPLKLPQGTISPTGRRMDAPCADVFEVVDGRIKRFDCYPSGTVILTQLGVLGDLAAALVR, encoded by the coding sequence ATGGCAGTGGACAACGAGCAGATCATCCGGAAGGCCTACAAGTACGCGGAGGACTACGACGTCCCTGGCTGGGTCGCCTCCTTCGCGGAGGGTGGGACGTTCACAGACGAATCCACGGGCATCGTCTACCGTGGCCCGGACGAGTTGGGGATCCTGGTCGAGGTCTACAAGACGGCCTTCTCGGACATGCATCGGGAGCTGTACCGCTTCTATACGACCGGTGACATCGTGGTCGTGCAGCTCGCCCTGCAGGGGACCCACGACGGTCCGCTGAAGCTGCCCCAGGGAACCATCTCGCCCACCGGCAGGCGGATGGACGCGCCCTGCGCCGACGTCTTCGAGGTGGTGGACGGCAGGATCAAGCGTTTCGACTGCTACCCGTCTGGGACGGTCATCCTCACGCAACTCGGCGTGCTCGGCGATCTCGCCGCCGCCCTGGTGCGCTGA
- a CDS encoding antibiotic biosynthesis monooxygenase has product MVNVALFVRLEAKPGKEAEVESFLRGGLSLVEAEPATTTWYGIRLGPSTFGIFDTFPDDAGRQAHLSGAVAKALMENAPGLLAEEPSIQMVDVLAAKLPGS; this is encoded by the coding sequence ATGGTGAACGTCGCCCTGTTCGTGCGCCTCGAGGCGAAGCCCGGCAAGGAGGCCGAGGTGGAGAGCTTCCTCCGGGGAGGCCTGTCTCTGGTCGAGGCTGAGCCGGCCACCACCACCTGGTACGGGATCCGTCTCGGGCCCTCCACCTTTGGCATCTTCGACACGTTTCCGGACGACGCCGGTCGCCAGGCGCACCTCTCCGGTGCGGTCGCCAAGGCGCTGATGGAGAACGCCCCGGGACTGCTCGCCGAGGAGCCATCCATCCAGATGGTCGACGTGCTCGCGGCCAAGCTGCCGGGATCCTGA
- a CDS encoding fumarylacetoacetate hydrolase family protein codes for MRVARVSGRLSLLVEGGAVDVETASRGRFPSDPDDVMARWDELSDWAARYGGGDVAPYTPADVGAPLLRPAQVFGIGLNYRDHAAESGVDVPLAPAVFTKFRTCLTGPYDAVLLPSGRVDWEVELVVVVGRRAENVAREHAWSHVAGVTVGQDLSERTVQLAGPVPQFSLGKSFPGFGPIGPAIVTPDELADPDDLELACRLDGEVLQTGRTRDMVFSVPELVARLSAVCPLLPGDLIFTGTPPGVGMARTPPRFLSGGTTLVSTIEGVGELRNPLVAA; via the coding sequence ATGCGTGTCGCCAGGGTATCTGGACGGTTGTCCCTCCTCGTGGAGGGCGGAGCGGTGGACGTCGAGACGGCCAGCCGTGGCCGGTTCCCCAGCGATCCCGACGATGTGATGGCGCGATGGGACGAGCTGAGCGACTGGGCCGCGAGGTACGGAGGCGGGGACGTGGCGCCCTACACGCCGGCCGACGTGGGCGCCCCGCTGTTGCGCCCGGCCCAGGTCTTCGGCATCGGCCTGAACTACCGGGACCACGCCGCCGAGTCCGGCGTCGACGTGCCGCTCGCACCGGCGGTGTTCACCAAGTTCCGGACGTGTCTGACCGGGCCATACGACGCCGTGCTGCTCCCCAGCGGCAGGGTGGACTGGGAGGTCGAGCTGGTCGTGGTCGTCGGCCGGCGGGCGGAGAACGTCGCCAGGGAGCACGCCTGGTCCCACGTGGCGGGTGTGACCGTCGGACAGGACCTGTCGGAGCGGACGGTGCAGCTGGCCGGCCCCGTGCCCCAGTTCTCGCTGGGCAAGTCCTTCCCCGGGTTCGGCCCGATCGGGCCGGCGATCGTGACCCCGGACGAGCTCGCCGATCCCGACGATCTGGAGCTCGCCTGTCGCCTCGATGGCGAGGTGCTCCAGACGGGTCGCACCCGTGACATGGTGTTCTCGGTGCCCGAGCTGGTGGCCCGGCTCTCCGCCGTCTGCCCGCTGCTGCCGGGCGACCTGATCTTCACCGGCACGCCGCCCGGGGTCGGCATGGCCCGCACCCCGCCCCGGTTCCTGAGCGGCGGCACGACGCTGGTCAGCACCATCGAGGGCGTCGGCGAGCTGCGCAACCCTTTGGTGGCTGCATGA
- a CDS encoding VOC family protein, whose protein sequence is MSLHRLTSITVGVPNVEGTAAYYADFGLRRTGTSPGGAVRFATRDGGEQLEIVPAPRRGLVRIGVGAHDRDDIARLRAGLDRLDVIGEGTDDALWAVDPGSGLEVTVAVAPEITEQPAAPEPTNGPGRADRPNGRAQAVEREGPVQPRKLGHVVIGSADRPTTQRFFVEGLGFKISDEVPGLASFMRCSTDHHNLLVQQAPLNFLHHTAWEVDDVDEVGRGATKMLEGHPERHVWGLGRHHIGSNFFWYLRDPAGNFSEYYSDLDCIVSDALWKPSVVEGARGLYNWGPPPPPSFIQPEDLAELMTASHGRG, encoded by the coding sequence ATGAGCCTGCATCGGTTGACCTCGATCACCGTCGGTGTCCCCAACGTGGAGGGGACGGCGGCGTACTACGCGGACTTCGGTCTCCGGCGAACCGGGACGTCCCCGGGAGGAGCGGTGCGGTTCGCGACCCGCGACGGCGGCGAGCAGCTGGAGATCGTCCCCGCACCCCGTCGCGGGCTGGTGCGCATCGGCGTCGGCGCCCATGACCGGGACGACATCGCCCGGCTGCGGGCCGGCCTCGACCGGCTGGACGTCATCGGTGAGGGCACCGACGACGCGCTGTGGGCGGTGGACCCGGGCTCCGGCCTGGAGGTCACCGTCGCCGTCGCCCCGGAGATCACCGAGCAGCCGGCGGCGCCGGAGCCGACCAACGGGCCGGGCCGGGCCGACCGCCCCAACGGACGCGCGCAGGCGGTCGAGCGGGAGGGCCCGGTGCAGCCCCGCAAGCTCGGACACGTGGTCATCGGTTCGGCCGACCGCCCCACCACCCAGCGGTTCTTCGTCGAGGGACTGGGGTTCAAGATCAGTGACGAGGTCCCCGGGCTGGCCAGCTTCATGCGCTGCTCGACCGACCATCACAACCTGCTGGTGCAGCAGGCACCGCTGAACTTCCTGCACCACACCGCCTGGGAGGTCGACGACGTCGACGAGGTCGGCCGGGGTGCCACGAAGATGCTCGAGGGCCATCCCGAGCGCCACGTCTGGGGACTGGGCCGCCACCACATCGGCTCGAACTTCTTCTGGTACCTGCGTGATCCGGCCGGAAACTTCAGCGAGTACTACAGCGACCTGGACTGCATCGTGTCCGACGCGCTGTGGAAGCCGTCGGTCGTCGAGGGCGCGCGCGGGCTGTACAACTGGGGGCCGCCGCCCCCGCCCTCCTTCATCCAGCCCGAGGATCTCGCCGAGCTGATGACCGCCTCGCACGGTCGCGGGTGA
- a CDS encoding LuxR C-terminal-related transcriptional regulator: MLLGRRSEREVLGRLVLAARGGEGGAIVVHGEPGIGKTALIEAAVSSAQGFQVVRTVGNEAEMELPFAALHQLCRPGLDNLERLAGPQRDALRVAFGLSAGDPPDRLLVGLAVLSLLAELAARQPVLCVVDDAQWLDTSSAQAVAFVARRVASDAAAFVFGTRRLTDELTGLPELVVAGLGERDARALLDSVLPDRVDERVLERILAETHGNPLALLELPRGLTPSQLAGGFGLPGSLPLAGRIEESFRRRLAGLPSPSRRLLLLAAAEPTGDPVLIWRAAELLGIPESAADAVEAEGLMDLRAAVVFRHPLVRSAVYGAASPGARREAHHALAEATDPAVDPDRRAWHRAQATSRPEEDVAVELELSAGRAQARGGFAAAAAFMERSATLTADPARRARRALVAAEAKRQAGALDAALGLAATAERGPLDDFQRAQLDVLRAQISFATQRGSDAPPLLLKAANRLEGLDVRRSRETYLDALTAAMFAGRLAKGPDARAVARAARAAPRPADPPRASDLLLDGLALLITDGYAAGTPVMRQALDAFRGGSAAVDERLRWSWLAGRAAGFIWDHDNWDVLTADQIQVARDAGALSVLPLALSTRAGAHIFAGELSAAASLVEQSRAVADAVDNRTVPYAAVVVAAFRGREDDARPLIDAGVEDFVARGEGMALSMARWATAALCNGLALYDEAFGAARQALEDPDEVWYSPWATVELIEAASRTGHTVAAATALKRLGQGTDASGTDWGRAVEARCRALVGEGEVAETLYREAIERLAPTAMRLDLARTHLVYGEWLRRERRHVDAREQLRAADELFTGFGMEGFAERARVELRATGGSARKRTPETSDDLTPQEAQISRLVAQGATNQEIAAQLFISPSTVEYHLYKVFRKLGVKSRTQLATRVHASRAFTGSP, encoded by the coding sequence GTGTTGCTCGGTCGGCGCAGCGAGCGCGAGGTCCTCGGCCGGCTGGTTCTGGCCGCGCGTGGCGGCGAGGGCGGGGCGATCGTGGTGCATGGAGAGCCCGGCATCGGGAAGACGGCCCTCATCGAGGCCGCAGTCTCATCCGCGCAGGGGTTCCAGGTCGTCCGCACCGTCGGCAACGAGGCGGAGATGGAGCTGCCGTTCGCGGCACTGCACCAGCTCTGCCGGCCGGGGCTCGACAACCTGGAACGGCTCGCGGGGCCGCAGCGCGACGCCCTGCGTGTCGCCTTCGGGCTCAGCGCCGGGGATCCGCCCGACCGCCTGCTGGTGGGCCTGGCGGTGCTCAGTCTCCTCGCCGAGCTGGCCGCCCGGCAGCCCGTCCTCTGTGTCGTCGACGACGCCCAGTGGCTCGACACATCGTCCGCGCAGGCTGTTGCGTTCGTGGCGCGTCGGGTGGCGAGCGACGCGGCAGCGTTCGTGTTCGGGACGCGCCGGCTCACCGACGAGCTCACCGGCCTGCCAGAGCTGGTGGTCGCGGGACTGGGCGAGCGTGACGCGCGGGCGTTGCTGGATTCGGTGCTGCCCGACCGCGTCGATGAACGTGTCCTCGAGCGGATCCTCGCCGAGACGCACGGCAATCCGCTCGCGCTGCTCGAGCTGCCACGGGGCCTGACCCCGTCGCAGCTCGCGGGGGGGTTCGGCCTCCCGGGATCACTGCCGCTGGCGGGTCGGATCGAGGAGAGCTTCCGGCGGCGACTTGCCGGGCTCCCGTCGCCGTCCCGGCGCCTGTTGCTGCTCGCAGCCGCCGAACCGACCGGTGACCCGGTGCTGATCTGGCGCGCGGCCGAGCTGTTGGGCATCCCCGAGTCGGCGGCCGACGCGGTCGAGGCCGAGGGCCTGATGGACCTCCGCGCCGCCGTGGTCTTCCGCCACCCGCTGGTCCGCTCCGCCGTGTATGGCGCGGCCTCCCCGGGGGCTCGGCGGGAGGCGCACCACGCGCTCGCGGAGGCCACCGATCCCGCGGTCGACCCCGACCGGCGTGCGTGGCACCGCGCGCAGGCGACGTCGCGCCCCGAGGAGGACGTGGCCGTGGAGCTGGAACTCTCGGCGGGTCGAGCCCAGGCGCGGGGCGGGTTCGCGGCGGCGGCTGCGTTCATGGAACGGTCGGCCACGTTGACGGCCGATCCCGCCCGGAGGGCGCGCCGGGCGCTCGTGGCTGCCGAGGCAAAGCGTCAGGCCGGTGCCCTCGATGCCGCCCTGGGGCTGGCGGCCACGGCGGAGCGAGGACCGCTGGACGACTTCCAGCGTGCCCAGCTGGACGTGCTCCGAGCCCAGATCTCGTTCGCGACGCAGCGGGGGAGCGACGCCCCGCCTCTGCTGCTGAAGGCTGCCAACCGGCTGGAAGGCCTCGACGTGCGGCGGTCGCGCGAGACCTACCTCGATGCACTGACAGCGGCGATGTTCGCAGGCCGGCTGGCGAAGGGCCCCGACGCACGCGCCGTCGCCAGGGCGGCGCGCGCAGCGCCGCGGCCTGCCGACCCTCCCCGCGCGTCGGACCTGCTGCTCGACGGCCTCGCGCTCCTCATCACCGATGGATACGCAGCAGGGACACCGGTCATGCGGCAGGCGCTGGACGCGTTTCGCGGCGGCTCCGCCGCCGTGGACGAGCGGTTGCGCTGGTCGTGGTTGGCCGGGCGAGCCGCCGGATTCATCTGGGACCATGACAACTGGGACGTGCTCACCGCCGACCAGATCCAGGTCGCGCGCGATGCAGGCGCGCTCTCGGTCCTGCCGCTGGCCCTGAGCACCCGCGCCGGCGCGCACATCTTCGCGGGCGAGCTCTCGGCGGCCGCGTCGCTGGTCGAACAGAGCAGGGCCGTCGCCGATGCCGTCGACAACCGCACCGTCCCCTACGCAGCGGTGGTCGTCGCCGCCTTCCGCGGGCGCGAGGACGACGCCCGTCCGCTCATCGACGCCGGCGTCGAGGATTTCGTCGCCAGAGGAGAGGGCATGGCGCTCAGCATGGCGCGCTGGGCCACCGCCGCGCTGTGCAACGGGCTCGCCCTCTACGACGAGGCATTCGGTGCTGCTCGGCAGGCGCTCGAGGACCCCGATGAGGTCTGGTACTCGCCGTGGGCCACGGTCGAGCTCATCGAGGCGGCGAGCCGCACCGGACATACCGTGGCCGCGGCGACCGCACTGAAACGCCTGGGCCAGGGCACGGACGCGAGCGGGACGGACTGGGGCCGTGCGGTCGAGGCGCGATGCCGGGCCCTCGTCGGCGAGGGTGAGGTGGCCGAAACCCTGTACCGCGAGGCGATCGAGCGGCTCGCGCCCACGGCGATGCGGCTCGACCTGGCACGCACCCATCTCGTCTATGGGGAGTGGCTGCGGCGCGAGCGCCGGCACGTCGATGCGCGCGAGCAGCTGCGCGCCGCCGACGAGCTCTTCACCGGGTTCGGGATGGAGGGGTTCGCCGAGCGTGCGCGCGTCGAACTGCGCGCCACCGGAGGGAGCGCTCGCAAGCGGACCCCGGAGACCAGCGACGACCTCACGCCACAGGAGGCACAGATCTCACGGCTCGTCGCTCAGGGGGCGACCAACCAGGAGATCGCCGCCCAGCTGTTCATCAGCCCGAGCACCGTCGAATATCACCTCTACAAGGTGTTCCGCAAGCTCGGCGTCAAGTCCCGAACCCAACTTGCAACTCGCGTCCACGCATCGAGGGCCTTCACGGGAAGTCCATAG
- a CDS encoding ABATE domain-containing protein: protein MTASPLGVDGADVPRLLELVATYGGVDALAAAAERGAARGAAGGAGSAARQKRHPTFLLLGEPIAIDLVNTLVPPGVGGDLIATPERVVEWLRIEADRLPADARRAPAVTSLVALREALRALFDAALDGRAPFRVPLRTVSAASRAGARYLDLEWTAAGGPRTRARPERRGGGGPGAAVLSAIARSGIELLGGPAREKLRRCDGPGCTLLFVATNPRRRWCAPHLCGNRVRVARHKRRTRGEGGP, encoded by the coding sequence ATGACCGCCTCCCCGCTCGGAGTGGACGGCGCCGACGTGCCGCGTCTCCTCGAGCTGGTCGCGACCTACGGCGGCGTCGACGCACTGGCGGCCGCCGCCGAGCGCGGTGCTGCCCGCGGCGCTGCAGGCGGGGCTGGTTCGGCCGCTCGCCAGAAACGCCACCCGACGTTTCTCCTCCTCGGAGAGCCGATTGCGATCGATCTCGTCAACACGCTGGTCCCGCCGGGCGTGGGTGGCGACCTCATCGCAACACCCGAGCGGGTCGTGGAGTGGCTCCGGATTGAGGCGGACCGGCTCCCCGCGGATGCCCGCCGGGCGCCCGCCGTGACGTCCCTGGTTGCGCTGCGGGAGGCGTTGCGTGCGCTCTTCGACGCAGCCCTGGACGGAAGGGCGCCCTTCCGAGTGCCGCTCAGGACGGTGAGCGCCGCCAGCCGCGCGGGCGCACGCTACCTCGACCTCGAGTGGACCGCCGCGGGCGGACCGCGGACCCGCGCACGCCCCGAGCGCCGCGGAGGCGGCGGCCCCGGGGCCGCAGTCCTGTCGGCGATCGCTCGATCGGGAATCGAGCTGCTCGGAGGCCCCGCTCGCGAGAAGCTGCGCCGGTGCGACGGGCCAGGCTGCACCCTGCTGTTCGTGGCGACGAATCCACGGCGCCGCTGGTGCGCGCCTCACCTGTGCGGGAACCGTGTCCGAGTCGCGCGGCACAAGCGTCGCACCCGCGGGGAAGGCGGCCCCTGA
- a CDS encoding FAD-dependent monooxygenase, which yields MADIEVPVLIVGAGPAGLAASNLLSGQGVRHLLVEKHPDTAHTPRAHIVNQRTVEIFRHMGLEERLRAVATPNELMANNVWHTSLAGQEVARLHAWGSSPDRAADYRRASPCPMVNCPQTVLEPVLLEAARERPEADIRFGHEFLSFAQDADGVTATVRDRASDATCDVRCDYLIGADGGRSRVVEQAALPLEGESGLATAVNVWFEADLSRYLAHRPGVLYWHAAPGTPFLTGAGTLICHRPWDEFVMVCSYDPATETIPHSDAFAVERIRQIVGDPTITPVIKGFSTWTINHQVAGRYHDGRVLAIGDAVHRHPPTNGLGLNTSIADAFNLAWKLAMVLRGQAGPALLDSYSSERQPVGRQVVDRAMQSAGEMAAVKEALGFVPDQSEADGWAALDGLYQPGPAGDRRRAALREALALMNYQFNAHGVELGYRYRSWAIVLDGTPEPAAVRDPQLYYQPTTWPGAHLPHAWLDGHGRRISTLDLVAATHFSLITGIGGEGWTAAARRATDVSGVAVDVHHIGTRDGLRDCYGDWADLREVASSGAVLVRPDRHVAWRAERYTAGAAAALCDVMRQLLLNIGKRYELSVQ from the coding sequence ATGGCCGACATCGAGGTCCCCGTGCTGATCGTCGGAGCGGGCCCCGCCGGGCTGGCCGCCTCCAACCTGCTGTCCGGCCAGGGAGTGCGCCACCTCCTGGTCGAGAAGCACCCGGACACCGCGCACACCCCTCGAGCCCACATCGTCAACCAGCGCACGGTGGAGATCTTCCGGCACATGGGGCTCGAGGAACGGCTGCGCGCCGTCGCCACCCCGAACGAGCTGATGGCCAACAACGTGTGGCACACGAGCCTCGCGGGCCAGGAGGTCGCCAGGCTGCACGCATGGGGCAGCAGCCCGGACCGGGCGGCCGACTACCGCAGGGCGAGCCCGTGCCCGATGGTCAACTGCCCGCAGACGGTGCTGGAGCCGGTGCTGCTCGAGGCGGCCCGCGAGCGGCCCGAGGCCGACATCCGGTTCGGACACGAATTCCTCTCCTTCGCCCAGGACGCGGACGGCGTCACGGCGACGGTGCGCGACCGTGCGTCGGACGCCACCTGTGACGTCCGCTGCGACTACCTGATCGGAGCCGACGGGGGGCGGAGCCGCGTCGTGGAACAGGCGGCACTCCCGCTCGAGGGCGAATCCGGGCTGGCCACCGCCGTCAACGTGTGGTTCGAGGCCGACCTGTCACGGTACCTGGCCCACCGGCCCGGGGTCCTCTACTGGCACGCCGCACCCGGCACGCCGTTCCTGACCGGCGCCGGCACGCTCATCTGCCATCGACCGTGGGACGAGTTCGTGATGGTCTGCTCCTACGACCCCGCCACCGAGACCATCCCGCACAGCGACGCGTTCGCCGTCGAGCGGATCCGCCAGATCGTCGGCGACCCCACGATCACGCCGGTCATCAAGGGCTTCTCCACCTGGACGATCAACCATCAGGTGGCGGGCCGCTACCACGACGGGCGCGTGCTCGCCATCGGCGATGCGGTCCACAGGCACCCACCCACCAACGGACTCGGGTTGAACACGTCCATCGCCGACGCCTTCAACCTCGCCTGGAAGCTCGCAATGGTGCTGCGGGGTCAGGCCGGTCCCGCGTTGCTCGACAGCTACAGCAGTGAACGCCAGCCGGTCGGACGCCAGGTGGTGGACCGCGCCATGCAGAGCGCCGGCGAGATGGCGGCGGTCAAGGAGGCGCTCGGCTTCGTGCCCGACCAGTCCGAGGCCGACGGCTGGGCGGCGCTCGACGGGCTCTATCAACCGGGGCCGGCCGGCGACCGGCGCCGAGCCGCTCTGCGCGAGGCGCTGGCGCTGATGAACTACCAGTTCAACGCCCATGGGGTCGAGCTCGGCTACCGCTACCGCTCGTGGGCCATCGTGCTGGACGGCACCCCCGAACCCGCCGCCGTCCGTGATCCGCAGCTCTACTACCAGCCCACCACCTGGCCCGGCGCCCACCTCCCCCACGCCTGGCTGGACGGGCATGGCCGGCGGATCTCCACCCTGGACCTGGTCGCCGCCACCCACTTCAGCCTCATCACGGGGATCGGAGGGGAGGGCTGGACCGCCGCCGCTCGGCGCGCCACCGACGTCAGCGGCGTCGCGGTCGACGTCCACCACATCGGCACCCGCGACGGCCTGCGCGACTGCTACGGCGACTGGGCCGACCTGCGAGAGGTGGCCAGCTCTGGGGCGGTGCTGGTTCGCCCCGACCGCCACGTCGCCTGGCGCGCCGAGCGGTACACCGCCGGCGCCGCTGCCGCCCTGTGCGACGTGATGCGGCAACTTCTGTTGAATATCGGCAAAAGGTACGAATTGTCGGTACAGTGA
- a CDS encoding LLM class flavin-dependent oxidoreductase, with amino-acid sequence MSCLIPPRESFAAAAGHAELAEELGYDSVNCTHIAARDSFTVLAALAMRTERISLGTAVAPIYHRSPASMAQTAATLDDMSAGRFRLGLGVGHRVTMGGWHGQEIGPPVAEMREYLAIVRAILAGDPPPEGRRWRSTFAFNGLTPRADLPIYLAGLSPAMLRLAGELADGVILWACPHEYVRTVVVPEVSRGRREAGRDLDGFTIMAAVPAAVGGDRGRVLDGVRSELHRYFSLPFYRAMFDAAGFGANLAAYDAAAPDVQAQKQAISEEFVEALCALGDERDVRAGIERYRAAGATDPLVSAVSGSDFTATLRAAAN; translated from the coding sequence GTGAGCTGTCTCATCCCGCCCCGGGAGTCCTTCGCCGCCGCGGCGGGCCACGCCGAGCTCGCCGAGGAGCTGGGCTACGACTCGGTCAACTGCACCCACATCGCGGCGCGCGACTCCTTCACCGTGCTGGCCGCACTCGCGATGCGCACCGAACGGATCTCCCTCGGCACCGCGGTGGCCCCGATCTACCATCGTTCGCCGGCCTCCATGGCCCAGACGGCGGCAACCCTCGACGACATGTCCGCCGGCCGGTTCCGCCTCGGGCTTGGCGTCGGGCACCGGGTCACCATGGGTGGCTGGCACGGCCAGGAGATCGGACCACCCGTCGCCGAGATGCGCGAGTACCTGGCCATCGTCCGTGCCATCCTCGCCGGCGACCCGCCGCCGGAGGGCCGGCGCTGGCGCTCCACCTTTGCCTTCAACGGGCTCACCCCCCGCGCCGACCTTCCCATCTATCTGGCCGGGCTGTCCCCGGCGATGCTTCGACTCGCCGGTGAGCTGGCCGACGGTGTGATCCTGTGGGCCTGTCCGCACGAGTACGTGCGCACCGTGGTCGTCCCCGAGGTCAGCCGGGGCCGGCGCGAGGCGGGCAGGGATCTCGACGGCTTCACGATCATGGCCGCGGTGCCGGCGGCGGTCGGCGGCGACCGCGGCCGCGTGCTCGACGGGGTCCGCAGCGAGCTGCACCGCTACTTCAGCCTGCCCTTCTACCGCGCCATGTTCGACGCCGCGGGGTTCGGTGCGAACCTCGCCGCCTATGACGCCGCCGCGCCCGATGTGCAGGCGCAGAAGCAGGCGATCAGCGAGGAGTTCGTCGAAGCGCTCTGCGCGCTCGGCGACGAGCGCGACGTCCGAGCCGGCATCGAGCGCTACCGGGCGGCCGGCGCCACCGATCCGCTCGTGTCCGCCGTCTCCGGCAGCGACTTCACCGCCACGCTGCGCGCCGCCGCGAACTGA